TGGCCGCCTTGGGCGCTGACGGTGGCGCCGTGGCCGTGCACGACTTGGCCGAGCCCAACGTGCTGCTGTCCTATGTGACGGCCAGTTACGGTCCGGGTGCCCAGGCCAACTACGCCCGCCTGCCCCTGACGACGGCGCTGCCGGTCTGTGAGGCCGCTCGCACCGGCACCCGCGTACTGGTGTCCGACCTGGCCGCTTGCCGGGCTTACTCCCCGGCGATGGCTGAGGTGGTGACCTCCACCGGGTCCCAGGCCTTCGCCAGCGTGCCGCTGCGTGCCGGCGGCCGCGTCATCGCCGTCCTCACCGCCGGGTGGCGGGCCCCTCAAGCTTTCTCCGCCGCGCAGCTGGAGCTGCTGGAGGCCTTCGCCGCCCAATGCGCCCAGGCCCTGCAGCGCCTGCAGTCCCGCGACGGCGAACGCCGCTCCGCCGCAGCTGAGCTGCACGCCGGTGACGTGGCGCGCACCTCCGCGGCGCGCCAGGGCGCGCTGGTCACCATCGCCCAGTCCCTGGCCGATGCCGACACCCGCGATGACGTCCTGGACGTGCTGGCCGGCCGCGGTGCGGACCTGCTGGGCGCCAACGGCTGCGGGATCTGCCTGCGCACTGAGGACGGTGAGCACGTGGACACCGTGGTCACCGACTCCTACGCCGACGTGCGCCGCACCGTCCAGCGCACCCGGGCCGACTTTCCCCTGCCCGCCATCCGTGCCGCGGCCACCGGGCAGGCCTTCTACCTGTACGACCGCGAGCAGACCGAGCAGGCCTTTCCCGGGTCCGAGGCCATCTACATCAGCGCCGGGGTGCAGGCCTCGGCCGCGGTGCCGCTGCGCGCCCGGGGCCGGTTGCTGGGGTGCCTGTCGGTGGGCTTCGCTGACCCTCGGGTGTTCAGCGACGAGGAGCGCGAGCTGCTGACGGCGTTCGCGGTGCTGACCGCCCAGGCCCTGGACCGCATCGCCGCCCGCGAGTCCGAGCAGGCCGCGCTGGTCGCGGCCTCCGGCATCGCCGAGACCCTGCAACGCTCGATGCTGACGAGCCCCCCGGAGCCTGACCACCTGCAGATCGCGGTCCGCTACGCCGCCTCCGCGACCCATGCCGAGGTGGGTGGGGACTGGTATGACGCTTTCATCACCGCTGACGGGCTCACCAGTCTGGTCATCGGTGACGTCACCGGCCATGACATGCGCGCGGCCTCGGTGATGGGCCAGCTGCGCAACTTGGTCCGTGGGATCGGCTTCACCCTGGGAGAGTCCCCGGCCAAGGTGCTGGCCGCGGTCGACCGCGCCGCGGCCGGCCTGGGCATTGACACCGTCGCCACCGCGATCGTGGCGCAGATCGAGGTGGACGAGGCTCACCATGCGGCGGGCACGCGGCTGCTGCGCTGGTCCAACGCCGGGCACCTGCCCCCGCTGCTCATCGAGGCCAACGGCGCCACCCAGTTCTTGGAGGACGAGTCCGACCTCGTGCTGGGCTGGGACCCGAGCATCGACCGCCATGACCACGTGCACGTCCTGGAACCGGGGTCGACGGTGCTGCTGTACACCGACGGTCTGGTGGAGCGTCGCGGGGTGCACCTCGAGCGGGGCCTGGCGTGGCTGGCGCAGGCCGCCGGGGAGCTGGCCAGCTCACCGGGAGTGACAGTGGAAGGGCTGTGCGACGGGCTGGTGGCGCTGGTGGGTGACCACCTGGATGACGACGTGGCACTGCTGGCGCTGCGCGCGCACCCCGAGGACGCACCCCGTCCGGCCGAGGCCGGTCCGGTGCGGGTGCCTGCCGGGCTCGAGGCTGCCCAGGAAGCGGCACACGGCTCCTGACCAGGGGATCCAGAGCAGTCGGGCGCACGCGTGCGGCCAGTTGTATTCAGTCCCGCACGGTCTGGGCGCGCCGACAGCCGGTGCGTGACGCACTCTGGACAGGGGCTGGGCAGAAGCCCAGCACCACCCTCGGTCGCGGGGGCGACCAGGGAGTGCACCTCGTGGACATCGTGACCGTCACCGCCGACCGAGCCGTGGACGCGCCGAGCGCGCTCGGCTTTCGTTCCTCACTTTCACCGGCCGGCCTCCAGGGGGTGGTCGTGGTGAAGGTCTGTGGGGAGATCGACCTGTACACCGGCCCGGCCCTGCGGCAGACGCTGCAGGACCTCTTGCCTCCGGTGACCACCCCCCGCAGAGCAGGCCAGGGCGTCGGCGGGGCAGCCAGCGGCGGCGCTGGTGACTCCGGACCGGCTCGGGTGCGCGCCGTAGTGGTGGACCTCACCGAGGTGACGTTCGTGGACTCCTACGCCTTGGGGGTGCTGGTGCACGGGCACCGGCTGGCTCGTCCAGGAGACCGTGCCTACGCCGTGGTGGCCACCTTGCCGATGCTCCACAAGCTGTTCGAGGTGACGGGGTTGGGGCGGGTGCTGCCGCTGCATCCGGATGTGGCCTCAGCCCTGAGTGGTCTGCATCCAGCCCGTGAAGATGCCCGAGGGTGAGGTGTGATCGGCTGTACGGCCTCGAGGAACGTGTTGAGGGAGCGCAGCAAGGGCTGGGGCCGCGCGGCCGCGCCATGTCCGTAGCCGTGACCGTCCTGACGTTTGTGTGTGGGGCGCGAGCATGGACGCTGCACAGGGCGCGGCGGTTCGGTCAGCCATCCCCTCTGCGACGCTTCGCGGCGTCGGCCAGAGAAGAGACCCGGAGGCCTCACGGCGTCCGGTGCACGGTGGTCAGCGAGATGAAAGACTCATGACACGACAGGGCAGTTCGTGCCACCATGAACGCATGGATGCCACGCTCGTGCTCGGCCAGCAGGGCCGGCTCGTCATCCCCGCTGAGGTCCGCTCTGCCCTGGGACTCAGCGCTGGAGACAGACTGCACCTGCA
The nucleotide sequence above comes from Quadrisphaera sp. RL12-1S. Encoded proteins:
- a CDS encoding AbrB/MazE/SpoVT family DNA-binding domain-containing protein; this translates as MDATLVLGQQGRLVIPAEVRSALGLSAGDRLHL
- a CDS encoding STAS domain-containing protein, producing the protein MDIVTVTADRAVDAPSALGFRSSLSPAGLQGVVVVKVCGEIDLYTGPALRQTLQDLLPPVTTPRRAGQGVGGAASGGAGDSGPARVRAVVVDLTEVTFVDSYALGVLVHGHRLARPGDRAYAVVATLPMLHKLFEVTGLGRVLPLHPDVASALSGLHPAREDARG
- a CDS encoding GAF domain-containing protein; protein product: MSQPQELPTQLPAEGAGIAVPDEVFDRYAHLVRATLGVPVGLVSLVTTAGQVFPGAEGLPQPWQQTRCTGLSHSFCQYVVARDAPLVITDARQDPELAGNLAITDIGVIAYAGFPLHAADGTTVGSLCAIDTSPRVWSEHELDVLSHLVATASSELALRAAAARAEDATRAEHAATAQLRGLAEVALAMVDLEDVTDLVTVIAERGLAALGADGGAVAVHDLAEPNVLLSYVTASYGPGAQANYARLPLTTALPVCEAARTGTRVLVSDLAACRAYSPAMAEVVTSTGSQAFASVPLRAGGRVIAVLTAGWRAPQAFSAAQLELLEAFAAQCAQALQRLQSRDGERRSAAAELHAGDVARTSAARQGALVTIAQSLADADTRDDVLDVLAGRGADLLGANGCGICLRTEDGEHVDTVVTDSYADVRRTVQRTRADFPLPAIRAAATGQAFYLYDREQTEQAFPGSEAIYISAGVQASAAVPLRARGRLLGCLSVGFADPRVFSDEERELLTAFAVLTAQALDRIAARESEQAALVAASGIAETLQRSMLTSPPEPDHLQIAVRYAASATHAEVGGDWYDAFITADGLTSLVIGDVTGHDMRAASVMGQLRNLVRGIGFTLGESPAKVLAAVDRAAAGLGIDTVATAIVAQIEVDEAHHAAGTRLLRWSNAGHLPPLLIEANGATQFLEDESDLVLGWDPSIDRHDHVHVLEPGSTVLLYTDGLVERRGVHLERGLAWLAQAAGELASSPGVTVEGLCDGLVALVGDHLDDDVALLALRAHPEDAPRPAEAGPVRVPAGLEAAQEAAHGS